From a single candidate division KSB1 bacterium genomic region:
- a CDS encoding DNA-binding protein, protein MEHLTISLPEEVAAQLKDASKKIGIKPEDLMLVSLQEKLANLDSEFTDAMKYVLRKNAELYKRLA, encoded by the coding sequence ATGGAACACCTTACTATTTCATTGCCGGAAGAGGTTGCCGCTCAGCTAAAAGATGCCTCAAAGAAAATTGGCATCAAACCGGAAGACCTTATGCTTGTTAGCTTACAAGAGAAACTTGCAAACCTAGATTCAGAATTTACTGATGCCATGAAATATGTGCTCAGGAAAAACGCTGAATTATATAAGCGTCTTGCTTGA
- a CDS encoding type II toxin-antitoxin system death-on-curing family toxin — translation MKIISLFQILEMHRQIIAQSGGSLGIRDFGALESALAQPTMTFDKKELYPTVTEKTAALTFSLAMNHPFVDGNKRVAHAAMEVFLFLNGYEIIASIDEQEELFLNLASGKLTRGELSEWIKEKSVSKTK, via the coding sequence ATGAAAATCATATCCCTTTTTCAAATCCTCGAAATGCATCGGCAAATTATCGCTCAATCAGGAGGTTCTCTTGGGATCAGGGATTTTGGAGCACTTGAGTCGGCGCTTGCTCAACCAACGATGACGTTTGACAAAAAGGAATTATATCCAACAGTAACCGAAAAAACAGCCGCCTTGACATTTTCCTTGGCGATGAATCATCCATTTGTTGACGGTAACAAAAGGGTTGCTCATGCGGCAATGGAAGTGTTCCTTTTCTTAAATGGATATGAAATTATTGCCTCAATTGACGAACAAGAAGAATTGTTTTTAAATTTAGCAAGTGGAAAGTTGACAAGGGGAGAATTAAGTGAGTGGATTAAGGAAAAAAGTGTGTCCAAAACCAAATGA